One region of Sphingomonas bisphenolicum genomic DNA includes:
- a CDS encoding thioredoxin family protein, with the protein MPDTNGRITTLDDFSGSPALLVAFICNHCPFVLHLIEQFASFAKDYAPRGLATVAISSNDPGEYAEDDVAHMAQFVTDHGLTFPYLHDENQDVALAYGAICTPDFFLFGPDRTLFYAGQFDSSRPKIDRPPVPGLPPLRTDLPVTGDDMRVAVDALLAGRPAPQPQRASAGCSIKWREDREPSWA; encoded by the coding sequence TTGCCCGATACAAATGGCCGGATCACGACGCTGGATGATTTTTCCGGCTCGCCTGCCTTGCTTGTGGCGTTCATCTGCAACCATTGCCCCTTCGTGCTGCACCTGATCGAGCAGTTTGCATCTTTCGCAAAGGACTATGCGCCGCGTGGCCTAGCGACGGTAGCCATTTCGTCCAATGACCCGGGCGAATATGCGGAGGATGATGTCGCCCATATGGCGCAGTTCGTAACGGACCATGGCCTGACCTTTCCCTATCTTCACGACGAAAATCAGGATGTCGCGCTGGCTTATGGCGCGATCTGCACGCCGGATTTTTTCCTGTTCGGGCCGGATCGCACGCTCTTCTATGCAGGCCAGTTCGATTCCAGCAGGCCCAAGATCGATCGACCGCCGGTCCCCGGCTTGCCGCCGCTGCGCACCGACCTGCCCGTGACGGGCGATGACATGCGCGTGGCCGTCGATGCGCTCCTTGCCGGACGCCCTGCCCCCCAACCCCAACGCGCAAGCGCCGGATGCAGCATCAAATGGCGTGAGGATCGCGAACCATCATGGGCATGA
- a CDS encoding TetR/AcrR family transcriptional regulator: MLKAAEKLMVKRGNDDFTLTEVAKAGKVSIGSIYLRFDSKDDLIRAVHGRVLAEIGEEQDALMKNISDKAVSLDEFAQLFVDSYAELLKRYSPVLRPIMFRAIYDDSISALGRSSAEKLTEQAETQMLRYSSEFGRPDHNRLVGNAFRMIYYTLARFLGLGSSPEAANQGNWDELKEDLAIMCAAFLRAPAP; the protein is encoded by the coding sequence ATGCTGAAGGCTGCCGAAAAGCTGATGGTGAAGCGTGGAAATGATGATTTCACGCTGACTGAAGTGGCCAAGGCGGGCAAAGTTTCGATCGGGTCGATCTATCTGCGGTTCGACAGCAAGGATGATCTTATCCGTGCCGTACATGGTCGCGTTCTCGCCGAAATCGGTGAGGAGCAAGATGCGCTGATGAAAAACATCAGCGACAAGGCCGTCAGTCTTGACGAATTCGCGCAGCTCTTTGTCGATTCCTATGCGGAATTGCTCAAGCGCTATAGCCCGGTCCTGCGCCCCATCATGTTCCGGGCCATTTACGATGACTCTATTTCTGCGCTCGGTCGCAGTTCAGCAGAGAAACTGACGGAGCAGGCCGAAACGCAGATGTTGCGCTACTCCAGCGAATTTGGCCGCCCCGACCATAATCGCCTCGTCGGCAATGCCTTCAGGATGATCTATTACACGCTCGCGCGGTTTCTGGGCCTCGGATCGTCACCGGAAGCGGCCAATCAGGGCAATTGGGACGAGCTGAAGGAAGATTTGGCGATCATGTGTGCAGCTTTCCTGCGCGCGCCCGCGCCCTGA
- a CDS encoding LLM class flavin-dependent oxidoreductase produces MRFSVFLNARSMAAEEDRKLIQDLTAHATQAEKLGFDAIFMPDHHFNGYMPIASDSFMFASYLAAKLPRMHFGFSVVSVPLHHPVRFVERINILDQLTDGKLLVGVGSGTTPEEMIGFGVNYKEAGQVSENNLALAEQLWAKAMEDPAIEIDNGPHKGRVLQRIAPAQYSPRHARLMPVAMKEASARRAAENGWPAFIPAFTPPQIGGTEPMKHVAKYFSVYRQMLDEAGHSPEVIASALDWTTHTYQCVHVAETDGQAREELEVILRSYQDAIEREAEFNARAESDSANKKTDRTPNALTEDWIGTWCLYGSPETIVEHLKPYEELGIGNILCGTTTGPLTEERLRLGDQTLRLLSEKVMPAFKATEPAE; encoded by the coding sequence ATGCGCTTTTCTGTGTTTCTGAACGCTCGTTCGATGGCTGCCGAAGAGGATCGCAAGTTGATCCAGGATCTGACCGCGCACGCCACCCAGGCCGAAAAACTGGGCTTCGACGCGATCTTCATGCCGGACCATCATTTCAACGGCTATATGCCGATCGCGTCCGACAGCTTCATGTTCGCGTCCTATCTGGCCGCCAAGCTGCCACGAATGCATTTCGGCTTCTCCGTCGTCTCCGTGCCGTTACACCATCCCGTGCGCTTCGTCGAGAGGATCAACATTCTCGACCAGTTGACCGATGGGAAGCTGCTGGTGGGCGTCGGCAGCGGCACGACGCCCGAAGAGATGATCGGCTTTGGCGTCAACTACAAGGAAGCCGGCCAGGTTTCGGAGAACAACCTCGCCCTTGCCGAGCAACTCTGGGCCAAGGCTATGGAAGATCCGGCGATCGAGATCGACAATGGTCCGCACAAGGGCCGCGTGCTTCAGCGCATCGCACCGGCGCAATATTCGCCCCGCCACGCCCGCCTGATGCCCGTCGCCATGAAAGAAGCCAGTGCCCGTCGCGCCGCCGAAAATGGCTGGCCCGCCTTCATTCCCGCCTTCACTCCGCCCCAGATCGGCGGCACCGAACCGATGAAGCATGTCGCCAAATATTTCAGCGTCTATCGCCAGATGCTGGACGAGGCTGGCCATTCGCCGGAAGTCATCGCCAGTGCGCTCGATTGGACAACCCATACCTACCAATGTGTCCATGTCGCCGAAACCGACGGGCAGGCGCGCGAGGAACTGGAAGTGATATTGCGTTCCTACCAGGACGCGATCGAACGAGAGGCCGAATTCAACGCGCGCGCGGAATCCGATTCCGCGAACAAGAAGACCGATCGCACACCCAATGCCCTAACCGAGGACTGGATCGGCACATGGTGCCTTTACGGTTCACCCGAAACGATTGTCGAGCATCTCAAGCCCTATGAGGAACTGGGGATCGGCAACATCCTGTGCGGCACGACGACCGGACCGCTGACGGAAGAACGGTTGCGTCTGGGCGACCAGACGTTGCGCCTGCTGTCGGAAAAGGTGATGCCCGCGTTCAAGGCGACCGAACCCGCCGAATGA
- a CDS encoding NADPH-dependent FMN reductase — MSGSSSPRAKRIVGLGGTFRQASSSERLVRAVLAECEAMGAQTIMFDGPALARLPHYSPEQPGRSDEETALVDAVRNADGIVIGSPGYHGGYSGLVKNAVDLLEDLRSDDRVYFDGCPVGLVVTAAGWQACGTTLSALRDVIHAMRGWPTPVGVAVNSVEQRPFGPDGTLSDEGIARAVRAQAQQIMYFSMEPAS; from the coding sequence ATGTCGGGTTCTTCCTCGCCCCGCGCCAAGCGGATCGTCGGCCTTGGCGGCACCTTCCGTCAGGCGTCCTCCAGCGAACGGCTCGTGCGCGCCGTTCTGGCGGAGTGCGAGGCGATGGGCGCGCAAACGATCATGTTCGATGGTCCCGCCCTTGCCCGGCTGCCGCATTACAGCCCCGAACAGCCTGGCCGTTCGGATGAGGAAACAGCGCTCGTCGATGCCGTTCGCAATGCCGACGGCATCGTCATCGGCAGCCCCGGCTATCATGGCGGCTATTCGGGTCTGGTAAAGAACGCGGTCGACCTGCTGGAGGATCTGCGTTCCGACGACCGCGTCTATTTCGACGGATGCCCGGTCGGTCTGGTCGTAACGGCAGCCGGTTGGCAGGCATGCGGCACCACCCTTTCCGCGCTGCGCGACGTGATTCATGCGATGCGCGGATGGCCGACCCCGGTCGGCGTGGCCGTAAATTCCGTTGAACAACGTCCGTTCGGACCGGACGGCACGCTGAGCGATGAAGGCATCGCACGGGCGGTCCGCGCGCAGGCGCAGCAGATCATGTATTTTTCCATGGAACCAGCATCATGA
- a CDS encoding glycoside hydrolase family 3 protein — protein sequence MTDSVTLTLNQRLAMSAGATMWTTLGYEEANIPSLAMADGPMGIASGRVDERDIALLSPCPTALGASWDVELNQRIGALVGGEAIRMSVDMVLAPNINLARSPLAGRAFEYFSEEPLLAGILGAAWATGLQTTGTASVAKHLVCNDSETDRDSMNAVVDERTLREIYLLPFELCADAGVGGMLVAYNHLNGDWCAEQHHVMTTIVKGEWRFPGVLMSDWFGTHSTVATLNAGLDLEMPGPARFLGAKAVEAVAQGHISADRVTDAASRVARAALRFKGEKNTPITGKAASDLLVEAAAAGFVLLRNEGDLLPLAPERDRHIAIIGPNAAAPCYQGGTFAKIAAAPDTVRPLEAIIARFADHARVDYEPGVDPQPRLPSMPVSPARDLGDGYINGMTVDYYDGQAEDARLIASETRDVNSLVWFTGVHDDVAALDRPARIVARGIFHAEDDGDHIFYVGATGPVILRIDGVDLIAQQEAIPSSDVMGKLKSGDARQAPMALKAGVDYAIEVEFTYDSARVHGLWYGIRRPDSPEAMLARAVALASQADAVVLIVGETSDASVESKDRSDTHLPEEQIALIEAITAANPRTAIVANVGHAFDTSWEDKAAALLVAWYPGEGFGNAIAQVLAGDSEPGGRMPVSIARQEADYPALSLTPDANGDLIYREGTQPGYRGMANPRHTLGAGFGYADIALLSADIRPDGDGYIVKASVENRSDRPGSHVVQVYRREPELALVGFAKAHLEAGERSDLTIAVPKRRLQYWNDGWCDIASPNLFVGRSAADAAFDLSLSVSEQIA from the coding sequence ATGACCGATAGCGTGACCTTGACCCTGAACCAGCGCCTGGCGATGAGCGCCGGCGCGACCATGTGGACCACCTTGGGCTATGAGGAGGCGAACATCCCGTCGCTGGCGATGGCAGACGGCCCGATGGGGATCGCCAGTGGTCGCGTGGACGAACGTGACATAGCCCTTCTTAGCCCCTGCCCCACTGCTCTAGGCGCAAGCTGGGACGTGGAACTGAACCAGCGCATCGGCGCGCTGGTTGGCGGCGAAGCGATCCGCATGAGCGTGGACATGGTCCTGGCACCCAACATCAACCTTGCCCGTAGCCCGCTCGCCGGTCGCGCCTTCGAATATTTTTCGGAGGAACCGCTGCTGGCCGGCATACTCGGCGCGGCATGGGCAACGGGCCTGCAAACGACCGGAACCGCTTCGGTCGCCAAGCATCTGGTCTGCAACGACAGCGAAACTGACCGCGACAGCATGAATGCTGTCGTGGACGAACGGACGTTGCGCGAAATCTATCTGTTGCCGTTCGAACTGTGCGCGGACGCGGGCGTCGGCGGGATGCTCGTCGCCTACAACCACCTGAACGGCGACTGGTGCGCGGAACAGCATCATGTCATGACCACGATCGTAAAGGGCGAATGGCGCTTTCCCGGCGTGTTGATGAGCGACTGGTTCGGCACGCATTCCACTGTGGCAACACTGAACGCCGGGCTGGATCTGGAAATGCCGGGGCCAGCCCGTTTCCTTGGGGCCAAGGCGGTCGAAGCGGTTGCGCAAGGCCATATCAGCGCAGATCGGGTGACCGATGCTGCGTCACGCGTCGCGCGCGCGGCACTCCGGTTCAAGGGCGAGAAGAACACCCCGATCACGGGCAAGGCCGCCAGCGATCTGCTCGTGGAGGCCGCTGCCGCCGGGTTTGTCCTGCTGCGCAACGAAGGCGACCTGCTACCGCTGGCGCCCGAACGCGACCGGCATATCGCCATCATCGGTCCCAACGCGGCGGCTCCCTGTTATCAGGGCGGCACCTTCGCGAAGATTGCCGCCGCGCCCGACACCGTCCGTCCGCTGGAGGCGATCATCGCCCGCTTCGCCGACCATGCCCGCGTGGATTACGAACCGGGCGTCGATCCCCAGCCGCGCCTCCCATCCATGCCGGTCAGCCCGGCGCGCGATCTGGGCGATGGCTATATCAATGGGATGACCGTCGATTATTATGACGGACAGGCTGAGGACGCACGCCTGATCGCCAGCGAAACCCGCGACGTCAACTCGCTCGTCTGGTTCACGGGTGTCCATGATGATGTCGCCGCGCTCGACCGGCCGGCCCGCATTGTCGCACGCGGCATTTTCCATGCGGAGGATGACGGCGATCATATCTTCTATGTCGGCGCGACTGGTCCGGTCATCTTGCGCATCGACGGCGTCGACCTGATCGCACAACAGGAAGCCATCCCGTCGTCCGATGTGATGGGCAAGCTCAAGAGCGGCGATGCCCGTCAGGCACCGATGGCGTTAAAGGCTGGTGTGGATTATGCGATCGAGGTCGAGTTCACCTACGATTCCGCTCGGGTGCATGGCCTGTGGTATGGCATCCGTCGCCCGGATTCGCCCGAAGCGATGCTGGCCCGCGCGGTTGCTTTGGCAAGTCAGGCCGATGCCGTCGTCCTGATCGTCGGTGAAACGTCCGACGCCAGTGTGGAAAGCAAGGACCGCAGCGACACCCATTTGCCCGAAGAACAGATTGCGCTGATCGAGGCTATCACGGCGGCCAACCCACGCACCGCAATCGTCGCCAATGTCGGCCATGCCTTCGATACAAGCTGGGAAGACAAGGCCGCAGCCCTGCTCGTCGCCTGGTATCCGGGCGAAGGCTTTGGCAACGCCATCGCGCAGGTTCTGGCGGGGGACAGCGAACCGGGCGGGCGGATGCCGGTGTCGATCGCGCGGCAGGAGGCGGACTATCCTGCCTTGTCGCTGACACCCGACGCCAACGGCGACCTGATTTACCGTGAGGGAACGCAGCCGGGTTATCGCGGGATGGCCAATCCCCGGCACACGCTGGGCGCTGGTTTCGGCTATGCCGACATCGCACTGCTCTCCGCCGATATACGACCGGATGGCGACGGCTACATCGTCAAGGCGTCGGTGGAGAACCGATCCGATCGGCCCGGCAGTCATGTTGTCCAGGTCTATCGCCGAGAACCGGAATTGGCGCTGGTCGGCTTTGCCAAGGCACATCTCGAAGCAGGCGAACGCAGCGACCTGACCATCGCGGTTCCCAAACGCCGTCTGCAATATTGGAACGACGGCTGGTGCGACATCGCTTCTCCCAACCTCTTCGTCGGCCGTTCCGCAGCCGATGCCGCCTTTGATCTTTCTCTTTCCGTGTCGGAGCAAATCGCATGA
- a CDS encoding VOC family protein yields MSRVTEIRYVGYAVTDLAAERAFYADQWKLVEAGEKDGMVYFAADGGEEGYVVRLRAAAEKRIDVIALAADSRGDVNALHDKVAASGARIIFAPKDLDTLGGGYGFRFFSPDGLTFEISSDVARRDARELVRWEGVPQKISHIVLHSPDHQAIVQWLCDVLGFKISDWLGDFMCFLRCNDAHHRLAILPGPPCLNHVAYDMLSVDDMMVGVNRLKQKGTDIRWGPGRHTAGNNTFSYFTTPAGFAVEYTSELEYVDFESHEAKIHIPGPKVMDQWGIGVGGPQTMPHPEPDKGLFEAVEV; encoded by the coding sequence ATGAGCCGCGTTACTGAAATCCGTTATGTCGGCTATGCCGTCACCGATCTGGCGGCCGAGCGGGCCTTCTATGCCGACCAGTGGAAACTGGTCGAGGCCGGCGAGAAGGATGGCATGGTCTATTTCGCGGCCGATGGCGGGGAAGAGGGCTATGTCGTGCGACTGCGCGCAGCAGCCGAGAAGCGCATCGACGTGATTGCGCTGGCCGCGGACAGCCGCGGCGATGTCAATGCGCTGCATGACAAGGTCGCAGCCTCGGGCGCGCGGATCATCTTTGCGCCCAAAGATCTGGACACGCTGGGCGGCGGCTATGGCTTCCGCTTCTTCTCCCCCGACGGCCTGACCTTCGAGATTTCGAGCGATGTCGCCCGTCGCGATGCGCGCGAACTGGTCCGGTGGGAAGGCGTGCCGCAGAAGATCAGCCATATCGTGCTGCATTCGCCCGATCATCAGGCGATTGTGCAATGGCTCTGCGACGTTCTGGGCTTCAAGATCAGCGACTGGCTGGGCGATTTCATGTGCTTCCTGCGCTGCAACGACGCGCATCATCGCCTCGCCATCCTGCCCGGACCGCCCTGCCTCAACCATGTCGCCTATGACATGTTGAGCGTCGACGACATGATGGTGGGCGTCAACCGGCTCAAGCAGAAGGGCACCGATATCCGTTGGGGTCCGGGGCGGCACACGGCTGGCAACAACACGTTCAGCTATTTCACAACGCCCGCCGGCTTCGCAGTCGAATATACGTCCGAGCTGGAATATGTGGATTTCGAAAGCCACGAGGCGAAGATCCATATCCCCGGCCCCAAGGTGATGGACCAGTGGGGCATCGGTGTCGGCGGCCCCCAGACGATGCCGCACCCCGAACCCGACAAGGGGTTGTTCGAGGCGGTGGAGGTGTAA
- a CDS encoding alpha/beta hydrolase family protein, translating to MALFEYFPNYIWNLSVAIAMESGAQLGEIIDMCKPIKDAADGGADAGTPMFMKAWAATGEKLLDLAAEDEAKGRHFSASNKLERASLYLITAERMQGHGAPGREATYAKARAAFDRSTALGAINRERVEIPLEQGTMPALFTRAPGEGKKPVVVFCNGLDSCKELLYWTRLPQELARRGISTLCVDQPGSGEALRLQNLLVDPHSESWASKAVDWLEQQPEVDPKAIGMTGISLGGHFAPRAVAYEPRFASGAVWGANHNWREVQDKRMAHEGENPVPHYWAHVHWAFGASDQNDFLARSEAMNLNGHMDRIQVPFLVTHGANDRQISVAYADDLYDQLVNSPRREKVIFTPREGGVEHVGADNMAYGRDLISDWFAETLGGRTA from the coding sequence ATGGCCCTGTTCGAATATTTCCCCAATTATATCTGGAACCTGTCGGTCGCGATCGCGATGGAGAGCGGCGCGCAGCTCGGCGAAATCATCGACATGTGCAAGCCGATCAAGGACGCGGCGGATGGCGGTGCCGACGCCGGTACGCCGATGTTCATGAAGGCGTGGGCGGCGACGGGCGAGAAGCTGCTCGATCTGGCCGCAGAGGATGAGGCCAAGGGCCGCCATTTCTCCGCCTCGAACAAGCTGGAGCGCGCATCGCTCTACCTCATCACGGCCGAGCGGATGCAGGGCCATGGCGCGCCGGGGCGCGAGGCGACCTATGCAAAGGCGCGGGCAGCGTTCGACCGATCGACCGCACTGGGCGCGATCAACCGCGAGCGGGTCGAAATCCCGCTTGAGCAGGGCACCATGCCCGCGCTGTTCACGCGCGCGCCCGGTGAAGGGAAGAAGCCGGTCGTCGTCTTCTGCAACGGCCTCGATAGCTGCAAGGAACTGCTCTACTGGACGCGACTGCCGCAGGAACTGGCGCGCCGTGGCATTTCGACCCTGTGCGTCGATCAGCCCGGATCGGGCGAGGCGCTGCGCCTTCAGAATCTCCTTGTCGATCCGCATTCGGAGAGTTGGGCGAGCAAGGCTGTCGACTGGCTGGAACAGCAACCCGAAGTAGACCCCAAGGCGATCGGTATGACCGGCATATCGCTGGGCGGCCATTTCGCGCCGCGCGCGGTCGCCTATGAACCGCGCTTCGCCAGCGGCGCGGTCTGGGGCGCGAACCATAATTGGCGCGAAGTGCAGGACAAGCGCATGGCGCACGAGGGGGAGAACCCCGTCCCCCATTATTGGGCGCATGTCCATTGGGCCTTCGGCGCGAGCGATCAGAACGATTTCCTCGCCCGTTCCGAGGCGATGAACCTCAACGGCCATATGGACCGCATCCAGGTGCCGTTCCTCGTCACCCATGGCGCCAACGACCGCCAGATCAGCGTCGCCTATGCCGACGATCTTTACGACCAGCTCGTCAACTCACCCCGCCGCGAGAAGGTCATCTTCACGCCCCGCGAAGGCGGCGTGGAGCATGTCGGCGCGGACAATATGGCCTATGGTCGCGATCTGATTTCGGACTGGTTCGCCGAAACGCTCGGCGGCCGGACGGCCTAG
- a CDS encoding cyclase family protein, protein MGRQFIDLSITLENDVVSDPPFMRPKITYETHQDTVKELQHFFPGVTAEQTPGGEGFAAAEWVTLTTHNGTHLDAPYHFSPTMNGGERAITIDEVPLDWCFRPGVKLDFRHFPDGYVVTAADVEAELARIGHDLQPLDIVLVNTAAGKALGRPDFVNVGCGMGYEATMYLTTRGVRVTGTDAWSWDAPFSYTAQKVEETGDTSLIWEGHKAGRDIGYCHLEKLHNLEVLPGKRFTVSCFPHKIKGASAGWTRAVAIIEE, encoded by the coding sequence ATGGGCCGCCAATTCATAGACCTGTCGATCACGCTGGAAAACGACGTCGTTTCCGATCCGCCCTTCATGCGGCCCAAGATCACTTATGAAACGCATCAGGACACGGTGAAGGAGTTGCAGCACTTCTTCCCCGGCGTGACGGCGGAACAGACGCCGGGCGGCGAAGGCTTTGCGGCGGCGGAATGGGTGACGCTGACCACGCATAATGGCACCCATCTGGATGCGCCCTATCATTTTTCGCCGACCATGAATGGCGGGGAACGGGCGATCACGATCGACGAAGTGCCGCTCGACTGGTGCTTTCGTCCGGGCGTGAAGCTGGATTTCCGGCATTTCCCCGACGGCTATGTCGTGACCGCTGCCGATGTAGAGGCGGAACTCGCGCGAATCGGCCACGACCTCCAGCCGCTTGACATCGTGCTGGTGAACACGGCGGCGGGCAAGGCGCTGGGGCGACCGGACTTCGTCAATGTCGGCTGCGGCATGGGCTATGAGGCAACCATGTATCTTACCACGCGCGGCGTGCGCGTGACCGGCACCGATGCCTGGAGCTGGGATGCGCCGTTCAGCTACACAGCGCAGAAGGTCGAGGAGACGGGCGACACGTCGCTGATCTGGGAAGGGCATAAGGCGGGCCGCGACATCGGTTATTGCCATCTGGAGAAGCTGCACAATCTGGAAGTGCTGCCCGGCAAACGCTTCACCGTCAGTTGCTTCCCCCACAAGATCAAGGGCGCGTCGGCGGGCTGGACCCGCGCCGTCGCCATCATCGAAGAGTAA
- a CDS encoding fumarylacetoacetate hydrolase family protein: MRLATLSNSRPDGELVVISRDATRCLPATGIADTLQQAIEQWATVEPALHILAERVEQGDSEALDHERLLAPLPRAWQWLDGSAFPQHADLMQKAFKLPPIEMDRPLMYQGLSDRFLTATQDVPFPSEADGIDFEGEFGIITGAVPMGVTAEDAMAHVRLIVQINDWSLRAIAPVEMKTGFGWVQAKPACSVAPFAVTPDELGDAWQDGRVHLPLHVTVNGEWFGHPHGREMAFGFHDLIAHAARTRDLVAGTIIGSGTVSNADYAKVGSSCLSERRAIEMMEGGAPVTPFLHYGDRIQMEVPGNIFGTIDQRVTAAAP; encoded by the coding sequence ATGCGCCTGGCCACATTATCCAACTCTCGTCCTGACGGCGAACTGGTCGTCATCTCCCGCGACGCGACGCGCTGCCTACCTGCGACCGGCATAGCGGACACGCTGCAACAGGCGATCGAGCAATGGGCAACGGTCGAACCGGCGCTGCATATTCTGGCCGAACGGGTTGAACAGGGGGATAGTGAGGCGCTCGATCATGAACGCCTGCTCGCGCCCCTGCCCCGCGCCTGGCAATGGCTCGACGGGTCGGCTTTTCCGCAGCATGCCGACCTTATGCAGAAGGCGTTCAAACTGCCGCCGATCGAGATGGACAGGCCACTCATGTATCAGGGTCTGTCGGATCGCTTTTTGACAGCGACGCAGGATGTGCCATTCCCCAGCGAGGCCGATGGTATCGATTTCGAAGGCGAGTTCGGCATCATCACCGGCGCGGTGCCGATGGGCGTGACCGCCGAGGACGCGATGGCCCATGTCAGATTGATCGTTCAGATCAACGACTGGTCGCTGCGCGCGATCGCGCCGGTCGAAATGAAAACCGGCTTCGGCTGGGTGCAGGCCAAGCCCGCCTGCTCGGTCGCCCCCTTTGCGGTCACGCCCGACGAACTGGGCGACGCCTGGCAGGATGGCCGGGTCCACCTGCCGCTGCACGTCACGGTCAACGGCGAATGGTTCGGCCACCCGCACGGGCGCGAAATGGCGTTCGGCTTCCACGACCTTATTGCCCATGCCGCCCGCACCCGCGATCTGGTCGCCGGAACCATCATCGGATCTGGCACCGTTTCCAACGCCGATTATGCAAAGGTCGGTTCCAGTTGCCTGTCCGAACGGCGTGCGATCGAGATGATGGAAGGCGGCGCGCCTGTGACGCCATTCCTGCATTACGGCGATCGCATCCAGATGGAGGTGCCGGGCAACATTTTTGGAACAATAGACCAGCGCGTCACGGCGGCGGCACCATAA
- a CDS encoding Gfo/Idh/MocA family protein, whose protein sequence is MTKLRMGMVGGGPGAFIGPVHRIAAELDGEIALAAGAFSSNAARSRDAGERYRIDPARAYADLDAMLAAEAARDDGIAFLSIVTPNHLHLPAAKAALAAGLPVMSDKPATATLDEALELRRLVRASGQPYALTYTYSGYPLVREARARIAAGALGKIRKVVVEYPQGWLAGEASGKQAEWRVDPARSGLGGCIGDIGVHAFHLAEFVTGLSVTELFADLAAVVPGRALDDDCTVLLRFDNGARGVLMASQIAVGERNGLHIRVYGENGGLDWRQETPNALTLHHSDGRTEIIQAGDAALGPDARAATRTPGGHPEGYLEAFANLYTDFARLLRGEPAPLLPGIDEGVRSMAFIATAVEASARQAGWVPLLIPGE, encoded by the coding sequence ATGACGAAGCTACGCATGGGCATGGTTGGCGGCGGACCCGGTGCCTTCATCGGCCCGGTCCACCGCATCGCCGCCGAACTGGACGGGGAGATCGCCCTGGCGGCAGGCGCATTTAGCAGCAACGCCGCCCGTTCGCGCGATGCAGGCGAGCGTTATCGTATCGATCCGGCGCGTGCCTATGCCGATCTCGACGCTATGCTCGCCGCCGAAGCCGCGCGCGACGATGGCATCGCCTTTCTCTCCATCGTCACACCCAATCACCTGCACCTGCCCGCCGCGAAGGCCGCGCTGGCCGCCGGATTGCCGGTCATGAGCGACAAGCCCGCCACCGCCACGCTGGACGAAGCGCTGGAACTGCGCCGTCTGGTCCGCGCATCGGGCCAGCCCTATGCGCTGACCTATACCTATTCTGGCTATCCGCTGGTACGCGAAGCCCGCGCGCGCATCGCCGCCGGAGCCTTGGGCAAAATCCGCAAGGTCGTGGTCGAATATCCACAAGGATGGCTGGCGGGCGAAGCCAGCGGCAAGCAGGCGGAGTGGCGCGTCGATCCGGCGCGGTCCGGCCTTGGCGGCTGCATCGGCGATATCGGCGTCCATGCCTTTCACCTTGCCGAGTTTGTCACCGGCCTGTCGGTTACCGAACTGTTCGCCGATCTGGCCGCCGTCGTGCCGGGCCGGGCGCTGGACGACGACTGCACCGTGCTGCTGCGCTTCGACAATGGCGCGCGCGGGGTGCTGATGGCGTCGCAAATCGCGGTCGGCGAACGCAACGGCCTGCACATTCGTGTCTATGGTGAAAACGGCGGGCTGGACTGGCGACAGGAAACGCCCAATGCGCTGACCCTGCACCATAGTGACGGACGAACCGAGATCATTCAGGCGGGAGACGCAGCGCTTGGCCCGGACGCGCGCGCCGCGACGCGCACGCCGGGCGGCCACCCCGAAGGCTATCTGGAGGCATTTGCCAATCTCTACACTGACTTCGCGCGCCTGCTGCGTGGCGAACCCGCGCCGCTTTTGCCCGGCATAGACGAAGGCGTTCGGTCCATGGCCTTTATCGCTACCGCCGTCGAAGCTAGCGCGCGCCAGGCCGGTTGGGTTCCCCTCCTGATTCCCGGAGAATGA